The following is a genomic window from Planctomycetia bacterium.
ACGAGATGTTCATGGGCCCGCTGGAGGCGAGCAAGCCGTGGAACCCGCGCGACGTGCCCGGCGTGTTTCGGTTTCTGCAGCGGTCGTGGCGACTGATCGTGGACGAGAACACCGGCGCGCTCGCCGCAACGGTGATCGGCGACAAGCCGCTCGCATCGTTTGACGCCCTGGAGCGCACGCTGCACAAGACCATTCAGAAGACGACGCAGGACCTCGACCGCATGGCCTTCAACACTGCGATCAGCGCGATGATGGAGTTCGTCAACGAGGCCTATCGGGCCAAGGGTCTGCACAAGTCGCAGGCCGAGCGATTTGTCATGCTGCTCTCCGTCTTCGCGCCGCACATCGGTGAGGAGCTTTGGCAGCGCCTGCGCGGCAAAGAGTGGCGCGGCAGCATGTCAAAGGAACCGTGGCCGACCTGGGACGACAATTACGTCGTGGAGAACGAGGTTGAGATTCCGGTGCAGATCAACGGCAAGGTCGTGGCGAAGATTCTCATTGCCCGCGACGCCGACGAGCCGACGGTGAAGAGCGTTGCGCTTGCCAACGACAAGGTCAAGGATCGCATCGGCGCGGGCCAGATCGCCAAGTGCATCTTCGTTCCCGGGCGGATGCTCAATCTCGTCGTGAAATAAGCCGGAAAATCGATCGCACTCGAAAGAATCCACCGGGATGACGGAGGGGATCTACGACATTTCCACCAGCGCCTGTCGCAAGAGCGGCAGCAGGATTTCGTGATGACCGGTGACGTGAAGCCCGCGCCCCTTCTGCACCGGGCGGCCGATGACGTTTTCGCTGGGGCGATAGTGGCGGATCATGTCGAGATTCGCCGTGGTGATGTCGTCGAGGTTGGCGCCGAGGTTTCTCGCCACGGACACCGCCTTCAAGAACACTTCCGGTAGCAGGACTGCCGAGCCGACATTCACCCACACGCCCGCCGGCGCGCCGCCCTTCGCGCCTGCCATGTCGGCGACGACGGCGCAGATCAGTCGGAAGTCAATCGTGCTTCGGGCCGCCAGGTCGCTGTCGCAGACGGATTGATGAACGTGAATTGTGTCGGTCCCCAAGGCGACGTGCACGCTTGCAGGCATTCCCAGCCGAGCCGCGGTGGCGAGCAGGCTCAGCTTCGCGTTCGGCGGATTGGTCTGCGTCAGGTGCGCGCCCAGCGCCGCGCCCAGCCCCGCTTCCTTCGGCGCCGCGGCCAGGGCATCAGCGAAGAACTTCGGCGTCTCCTGCACCATGCCGAAGCTGCCGTCCTTGATGGTGTCGGCGACCTCTTCGCTGGTCTGACCGAAGATCGCGACCTCAATATCGTGAATCGCCGTCGCTCCGTTCATCGCCAGCGCCGTGACGAGCCCGCGCTCCATGAGGTCGCAGATGATCGGCGAGCAGCCGACTTTAACGACGTGAGCGCCGAGCGCGAAGACGACGGGCCGATCGGCGCGGCGGGCTTCGACAACGGCCGTGACGAGTTTCTTCAGTGAGTTCGTGGCGAGATACGGCGGGAGACTCTCCCAGAAGTCGCGAAAGCTCGCGCCCTTGTCGGGAAGGCCCGCCGTCGCGTGGGCGTCGAACTTGTGGGCCCGATCGGAGATCGAGTAGGTGCGCAGGGCGGCCAAGTCGACGGGTTGATATTTTTTGCGTGCCATAGGCTTGGCTCCGCGACCGCCGCGTGGCGATCACGGCCCACATCCTAACCGTGGCCCGAGCCTCAGGCCACCGCCAGCCCGCTGCCGAGTCTCGCAAGCTCCTCCTCGTCGGCCGGATGATCCCAGCCCAGCCGGCGCTCCCGCGACATCGTGCGGAGCCGGGCGAACACCGTATCCTTCTCCAGCCGCTGGGCCACCAATTCGCGGAAGCGATCTTCGCAGCGCGTGACGCGGCCGATGGAAGAGCCCGTCCGGCCGGCGACCTGTCGAATCGACGTGCGGGCCGACTCCTCGGGGATCTCCCAACGCTCGCTCATGCAGGCTTCGAGGAGCGATTGATAGTCCGCTCGTCCGAAGGGTGAGGCCTTCATCTCGCGCAGTGCGTCGCGCATCGCCGAGTCGAGTCGATCGCGCGCCAGGTCGCCGATCGAAACGCGAGCGGCGCCGGACGGCTCATCGCCTGCTCGCCACTGCGATCTACTGCCCATCGATCGCCGCAGTCGGGTAGTCGGCTCGTTCAGGCTTTCGACCGATGGCGGGGCATCGGGCCGATGACGGTCTTCATCTGGCACGGCCCTTCGCCGGCGATGCAGCGACTGGCCGGCGGCGCGGCGCTGGGTGATGAACGGCACGCGGACGAGGGAGTCGTTCTCCTGAGCGTAGCGCCGCATGGCGAATCGAATGCGCGCGACGGCGTAGGCCCCGAATGGCCCGTGCTGCCGCGGATCGTGTGTGCGCAGGGCCTCGGCCAGCGCGACCGACCCTTCCTGAAAGAGCTCCTCGTGCGACCGGCCGATCTTCCCGCGGCGCGCCAGGCGATCGAAATGGCGGATGGTCCAATGGACCAGCGGCAGATTCCGACGGACGATCTCCTGCTGGGCGAGGCTTAGGGAGGTGAGCGGAATCTGAGTTTCAGTCGGCAGCTTCATGGCGCCTCCTAACAAGGACGAAGGGATGGACCGGCGACTCGGCACCGGCGGCCCCAAGCCGCCACCGGCAAGATCAGCCTACACTATTATACCTAACAAAAACCGAATTTCTGGCTCGAATGGAGAAATGACAGGCTGTGCGTATCCCATGGTCGCGCAACCCTTTGCTGGCACGATGGCTGTGTTACTATAATGGCGGGCGACAGTTTTGGAGATACACGCCGTTTGGAACGGGCCGGGGGCATGCTTGATATTCAGGGTAATCTGCTTACGATATCCAGGCAGGCACGCCAACTAAGGAGGAAATCAGGATGATATTGATGATTGTTCCCCGCACGAGAATCGGCAGGCCCTTGTCGTTGGCCCTGGCATTGACTTGTTTATTGTCGGCTTCACAGGTCGCACTGTCTTCGCCTCCCTATTGGAGGAACGATACTCGCACTGCTACGTCGAGATATGAACATGCGATGGCATATGACTCCCTGAGACATCGACTTGTGATGTTCGGCGGTAGTCGAAAATATGACAATTACACGAACGATACGTGGGAGCGTGATGGCACCGTCTGGACTTGCCGTGGAGGAGGAGGGCCAGCTGCCCGTGAAGGGCACGCCATGGCGTTTGACGCCGCCCGTGGCCGCGTTGTGCTATTCGGTGGGGAAATCGGATTCCAGAGAAGTCGAGAAACGTGGGAATGGGACGGTTTTGCCTGGGTACTCAAGTCGAACACCGGTCCGAATAGACGCCGAGACTCCGCCATGGCGTTCGATCCATTGCGTGGAAGAGTAGTTCTTTTTGGCGGGCAGGACAGCAGTTACTTCTCAGACACATGGGAGTGGAACGGTACATCGTGGATACAGATTGCCACGAGCGGTCCCAGTGGCCGGAAAAATCATGCGCTGACGTATGACCCTGCTACAGACACAGTGTTACTCTTCGGCGGTTACAACGGAGTCGATCGAGGTGACACCTGGCAATTGGAAGGAACGTCGTGGACGCAGGTTGCTACCACGGGTCCTTCACCTCAGAGCGGACATGTCATGGCAGGGGATATTGCTCACGGGAAAACACTGCTCCTGGGGAGTCAAAGCGGCACTGATAGCCAATCCGAAACCTGGATTTGGAACGGTTCGGTGTGGGAGTTTGCAGCGATCGGCGGTCCACCAGCACGAACAGCTTCCGCGATGGCATACGATCCGGATCGGGCTCGCGTGGTCGTTTTTGGTGGCCTCTCGCTGAACTCCTCAACACAGGATCTGGATGAAACCTGGGAATGGGACGGTTCGCTATGGACTCAGTTTGCCGGCGCTGGTCGGACGGCGAGATACGAACATTCGATGGTATATGACTCTGCGAGGTCTAAACTCGTACTCTTTGGGGGTACCGAAAAATCGCTATCAAGTGCTCGCCGGGATACTTTGGAATCTTCCAAAGATGGCTGGGAACTGCGATCTCTCATCGGGCCATCGGCACGTTGGGGACAATCGGTAGCCGTTTTGGGTTCGCAGGGCAAGACGCTGTTGTTTGGAGGAAAGGACGTAACCGGGACTTGCCTTGGAGATACATGGGAATGGAATGGCACAAACTGGAATCAGAGAATCGTTACCGGGCCATCGTGCCGTGATCACGCTGCCATGACTTACGACCCCCTTCGCGATCGAGTTGTTCTGTTTGGTGGAATACTCATTTCCGGAGGCGCGTCAGGCGAGACGTGGGAGTGGGACGGGAATAATTGGGCGATGGTGTCGTCAACCGGACCCCATTCTCGCTCAGGTCACACACTGATTTTTGATGAGACGCGAGGTACCGTGCTTCTATTCGGTGGAAAGGTTGGGACATCGTACAACGGCGAAACCTGGGAGTGGGACGGCTCAACCTGGAGTTTACTTTCTTCAGGTGGACCTCCTGCGCGCGCGTACCATGCGATGGTCTATGACAATGCCCGAAACAAGGCGGTACTGTTCGGCGGGTTTAGTTTCTCATCAGGAACTGGGACATTCTACGCAGATACCTGGGAATGGGATGGACTGACATGGCTCCAACGCTCCAGTGGTGGGCCGATAGGGCGCTATGGCCACGCGATGGCGTTTGATGAGCAGGCAGGTGAGACTGTCCTGTACGGCGGCGTGTATTCTAACAATATCCAAGGTTCTCCAGTGATCCCATTGGGTGATGAGTGGAGATGGAACGGCACTGAGTGGGTTCAGGAATCGACAAGGTCCAGGGGCCCGAGTCCACGGTCCGCTGCAGCATTTGCTTACGACTCTCTTCGTGACAGAGCGATACTGTTCGGTGGATGGACTGTTCAGTCGAACCTCACAAGCCTCGGAGAGACATGGGAATTGTCGAATCAAGAATGGACATTACTCTCCAACGCGGGACCCGGCCCTCTCGGCGGCAGCGCAATGGCATACGATCCGGCAAGAGATAGGATGGTGATGTTCGGAGGCGCAGAGAGTCTGGGCTCGCCAGTGCGAAAAACATGGGAATGGGATGGGAATTCATGGTCGCTTGTGAGCACGGCTGGACCACCTGCCCTTTATTACTCGACGATGATCTTCGATGACGTCGCCAATCGCTTGATCCTTTTCGGCGGCCTCGGTTCGGGCGGAGCCCGAAACGGGGAAACCTGGGCATGGGATGGAATTTCTTGGACTTTGTTAGCAAGTACGGGACCAAGCCCGAGATACGGACATCGAATGGCATATGATCAGGCGAGATCGCGTATCGTCCTGTTCGGTGGATTTCATTCGGGTAGCAGCTATTTTTCCGACACATGGGAGTGGGATGGAGTGAGCTGGACTCAAGTGGTGGCAAGCGGCCCAAGCGGCCGATCAAGTCATGCAATGTCCTACGACTCGCGGCGTGGTGCGACAATTCTTTTCGGTGGATACGCAGTCATTTCTTCAGTTGAGCAATTCTACAACGATACCTGGGAATGGAACGGAAGCACATGGACACAATTGCCGATTCAAGCCCCAAGTGCTCGTGGGAGTCATTCCATGCTCTATGACTCACACTGCGGGCACGTCAACGTCTTCGGCGGCAGCCGAAAGGGCGGAACCGTTTACGAGGACTTGAACGATTTGTGGACTCTGATTATTCCCATTCTTGACGCGGACCTCGACGGCAGCGGCGTAGCCGACGGCAACGACATCATGTACTTAATGCACGCAATCGCTGGGGGCTCAACAGACAATAACGATCTCGATCACGCTGATTTCGATATGAACGGCATTATTGGCGTCGGCGATATCCAAGGCTTCGTCAACAAGATCATCAGCGAGTAGATTGCAGCCGCAGTAGCAATTCCAGTTGCACACTGGTTGTCCTACTTTTCCTTCAACTCCAGCGCCCCGGCCCAATCATCGTCCGGGGGGAAGGTCTTGAATTCCTGGCAGGCGTCGATGTAGCGGCTGGCACCCGCGTCGTCGAAGCGGCGGGCGAGCATGCGCGTGAAGTGCACGATGCACTCGTCCCACTTGCGACTCTTGTACAGCTCCACGCCGGCCTCGAAGCGCTCGATGTATTCCTTCTGCTCCGGCGTGAGCTGACCGCGGCGGCAGACGACTTCATAGACCGGCACTGTCTTGGCCTTGCCCTTGACCTGAAGCTCGGCGAGGTATCGAAAATCGTAACTGTCGCGGACCAGCTCGCGCGTGGGACCGCTGACCATGATGCTGGTGCCGAAGACCTTGTTCGCCGGCTCCAGCCTCGCGGCAAGATTCACCACGTCGCCGATGACGGTGTAGTCGGCCTTGAGTTCCGAGCCCATGTCGCCGTTCATGGCGAATCCGCTGGCCAGGCCGGTGCGCATACTCAGCGTATCGAAGACTCGCGACGCCGAATCGTTCTTGCGCTCGACCTTTAACTTCTCCAGCTCCTCCATGGCGTTTAGGGCCGTTTCCACCGCCGCATGGGCGTGCTCCTTCATGGGGTCCACCGAGGCATTGAAGAACGCCATGATGCCGTCGCCCATGAACTTGTTCAGCAGGCCGCGCCGCGCCCAGATAACTTCGCTCATGCGGTGAAGGTAGGTATTGAGCACGTGCTGGATCGTCTCCGCAGTCTCCGCCTCGCTTAGCGAAGTAAAGCCGGCAAGGTCGGAGAAGAAGCATGTCACCTCTCGCTTCTGAACGGTCTTGAAGGCCTGGGCCGCCTGCGGGTTCTCGGCGATCTTCGCGGCGATGGCGGGAGCGGTGTATTGACCGAGCTGCTTGGCGAAGAGCCGCTTTTCGCGCTCGGCGGTCAGTTGGCGATAAAGCGTGACGAAGGCCCACGAGACGAAGAGACAGATCTCCGGTCCGGCGAGCGGCGCCCAGATGTCCATGCGGCGGAAAAGGGCTTCGCAGTTGAGACCGGCGTAGGCCACCATCAGGCCGATTGTCGAAATCAGCGCGGCGCGCGGTGCAAGCGTGGCGGTCGCAAGGCTGACGAGCGCTCCGCCGAGCAGGCAGATGGCGACGCCCAGCCAATGCGGCGCGATATGGATCGGGCGATTCTGCACGATGGCGTTGAAGACGTTGGCGTGGCACATGACCCCGTTGGTGCGGCCGTCGATGGGCGTAGTCACGATGTCGCCCTGCGCCGTCGCGGCGAAGCCGAGGAAGACGATCTTGTCGGCGAGACGCTCGGAAAGCTCTGCCTGCACGGCGACGATGGACTGCCGCAGCGATTCGTTCGCGCCCTCCAGCGCGGCGATGTCCTGATCGATCACACGAGCCGCGTCGCGAAAGCGCTTTGCGTCGGCGGCAAGCAGCGGGTCGGCCGCGATCTCCGCCTCGGGAATCTCCGCCAGGTCGGCAACGGACATCTTGATGAATGAGACCGCATTCTTCTGCTCGGACTGAAGCGCCTCGAGCAGCTTCGCCGCCTCGGCCTCCATCGCGGCGATTTCCTCTTCCGGCAGGTCGCGCCGCAGCCGCGCCATCCTCGCCTTGCGCGCCAGTTCGAGCTGCCGGTTCACTTTCAGGCGATAAGGGCTATCAGCCGCTCGTGCCGTACCGCCGTCACCCGTTTCTCCCGACTCGATGACCAGTTCACCCTTCGATGCCGCGACGATCTCGGCAAGTTTGTAGTTGATGGCCGTCTCGTTGTCGGCCAGCTCGCGCTGGGCTTCGATGATGGTCATCAACTTGGCCGCCGTGATGTGCGGCATGTCCTTGCCGGTTCGCCACTGGGTGCCCGTGCCGGTCCAGTGAATGATCAGTCCGCCGTTGCCGTCCAGCGGAAGCGTGATGGCGTTGGGCGCGGCCCCCAGTTGCAGGTTACCATTTTCATTCACTCGCGCCGGGCTTTCCGCCGCGTCGCTCAGGCCCATTACCTGTGCCGCCGCCGAAAGGCCCAGGTGCATGACGCCTTCACCGCCGCCGACGTCCATGAGCACCGGCACGCGGCGCACGGGCCCGTCCTCGTCGGCGTGGAAGTTGACCGCCGCGACGTGCATGGAGGCCTTGGCGAGCGGTGCAATCAGGGGCGTCACCTCGGCACTGACGAAAATCGGTCCGCCTTCCTTCAGGGGGATGGCCGCCTTCTGCATCGTGGCGAGGCGCGACTGGTACCAGTCGAACGCGGCGAGGACGTCTGCCCGATCGGCGGTGCGGCGATTCATCTGAGCGCCCAGCGTGGCGCGAAGCACGTCATCCAGCGCCGGCGGCCGTCCGGTCTCCTGGGCGAACGATTTCCAGCTCTTGGCGACCCAATGCCGCGCGGCCAGTCGCTTCGTCCCGGCGATGACCCGGGATATCTCCGTCGTCGGTCTGCCGATTCGTCCGGCAAGCCCTTCGACGGTCAGCGTAAAATCGCGGTCCAGCTCTTCAAGGATGCGCGTGCGGAGAAATTCCCGTTCGACCGCCATGCGCGTGGCGACGTCGCGCCTCAGGCCCAGGTCGCCGATCGCGTGATCGACATCCCAGGCGTCGTGCTCCTTTCGCCAGTGCTGCAATCTCAGCGCAAGCGGCGGAGCATCGTTCGGTGCGCGCGGGTCGAACTCGGCCGACATGATGACGTTGCCGGCCCGGCGGATTGCGTCGGCCAACTCCAGATCGCCGAAGACCTTGTTCTCCTCGGAGATCGCGCCGACGGCCTGCACATCTTCGCCGGGCAGGCCCTGCAGGGTGGGGTCATCGTAGTAGATGGTTTCGCGCTCGGAGAAGAGGAAGTCCACCATGATGAGCTTCGGCTGGAACTCGGACAGAGTGCGGACGAGGCTGGCCATCTGACGCCGCTTCCACGGCCACCGGCCGAAACGCTCAACGGCGCTGTCGTCGATGTCGACATGCACGATGCGCGGGTCGGCCTTGAGCGAATTGAAGTTTCGCATGCGCCAGTCGAAGGTCAGCAGCTCCGACTTGCGATCGCCCGGCGCGGAGAAAAAGTAGGCCGTCACCGTGGTCGTCACGGTGAGGCCGATGAGCAGGCCCAGAAACTGCTGGAGTCGTCGTCGATTGCTGAACATTTGTACCGGGCAGGTAGCCTATCCGGTGGACGGAGAAATGAGAATCGTCGGGAGTGTGAACAATTCGTGATTCCCTGAATCCGCGGGGCGAAGTCGCAGGCCGCGCAAAACCTGAGCAGGCCGTTGCCATCAGGAGATCGGCAGGCGCTTTCTCGATTTGCCGGCGAGTCTTGCGGGGACGGTCGGCAACCTGATGCGCAGCCTGCGGTATTGCGCCTTCATGAATTGCAGGGCAAGGTAGGTGTGACACCGATCGACGCGCGGGTTCTTCTCGGTCGGGCAGGAGCAGCCAATGAAGACGTCTTCGGCGGCGGCCAAAGCGGCGAGCTCGTCGAAGGGCCGGCGATCCTCGCGGAAGCGCTGCGCGATGAGTTTGCGGTACTCAGCGGCGAACTTCTTCCACGCCGCATCGGTGCCGACGGCGAGGAAGGCCGCGGCCATCTCCTTGGTGGGGCGAAGAACATGCCGCGTGCGAAACCGCGAATCCTGCCGAACGCCGACCGGCAGAGGATCACTCGGCGGACGCCTGCCGCGATAAATTTTGTAGCGAGCGAGCAATTGAGCCACTCCGGCTTCACAGCGGTCGGGCATTTAATCGTCGGACCAGAGCCACGACTTCCAACAACTTGCTCGTCGGGACAAAGCCCATGGTCTCAACGATGTCGCTTTGCTTGATCGTCACCAGCCAGTCACAGACCGCTGCGCTTCGCTTGACCAGGCCGGTAGATGTACGAATCGGCGGTCGCGCCCACGGAAGTTCCACCATGTTCTGCGGCGTCGGAGTTACGAAGGAACTGGTCACCGCCACCGCCACTAACGGGGAATCCAGAATGATCTCGCTTGTCGATGTGAGGATGACCGCCGGGCACACTTTGACGTTGCCACGGGGATCGGTCACGCGAACGCGAACGACATCGCCCTGTTTGCTCAACGAATTGCTCTCGTTCGATTATTCGTTACCAACGGCGAAGGGATCGTCGTCCTCGTCAAACCATGCCTGAGGGGGCTGGTTCCTGGGGTCCGCCGCCCAGACAAGGAGGTCCGACGCGGCAGGCGTCGACTCAGCGAGCCGCTTCGAGAGGTCGGCGATTCCTGTGCGCTGCGTGCGGACAGTCGGATGCCACTCCATGACATTGCTGGAAACTTCGTCGGTTGTCGCAGGCGTACTATTCCCCGTCATTTCCTTGTCCGCCTTTTTCTGTGGTTTCAATGGCCGTTACTAACAGCGGCCGTTGCTGCAAGATTTCCTCGTCAGCCTTAATCATGACCCAATATTTTCCCGGCTGCTCAAGAATAATGTCTCGCAATCGAATGTGCATGTCCTGAACAGCAAGCGGATCGCTAAAGCGCGCCGGCCCTTCCATCGTTAACACCTCGAGGCCGGATTGCTCGTGCTCGATGCAGAGTTTCAAATTGTAACTGCCCTGTCCGTTCGTCAACGTCACGAGGACGGACATTCGGGGGTGCCGACAAGGAAACACCCGCGATCGAATCTGGTTAAACGTCCCGACAAGAATGAGGTTCTTCGTCTCCTCGTCCCTGTAGATCTCGTTGCAGATCACGATCGAGATGCACTGCAATCTCTCAGGATTGGGTTCCGACACGCAGCATCCTTAAACAAATCCCAAAAAACCGCTTCGCCCTAATTCTAGATTATCGACATCCCAATGACAACGAATTCGTAGGTCGCCGTTATTCGGACCCGACCGCCCGATTCCCAGAACCAGCAACACGGGTTGATTGGGCGAACTGCTGTCCGCACTCCGGGCAGATGCCGCTGACGTTGCCGGTGAGGTCGTAGCTACAGTTAAGGCAATGGTCGGCGTCTTCATAGCTGATCTTCCACCTGATCAATGGGTACGCGACCCTTGCCGTAGTGTAGGAAATAAGCATTGCAACGAATAAGACGGTGATGACGCGCATGGTTTCCGGAAAATGCAATGTTTCGCGCATGAAATCATCGAGACTACCCGGCGAGAAAATGGCATCGATCAACTCAAATAAGAATGGCATTGCAAAAAGAGTCGCAACGCAGATGATTGCCGCGACGATCTTGGAAGTCACGTTTCCCAAGCGGTCGCGGACGACCGTTCGAAATGTCCGGCCTTTCCACCGATAGCGGATGAAGGCTCGACGCCACGAAAGCACAGCACATAGACCAAAGACTGCGCTCGGCATCACAATGGGTATAATGCATGTCCGAAGTGTACTTGACTGCGTTGTCACGGATGAATACGAAGGAATCCAGTCTGATCGACCTGTCTTGAAGACCCACCAACTCCACACGGGGCTGTTGCTTATTGAAAAACCTTGAAGCGAGCTGTTCCCGGGAGCGGAGAGGATTGGCAGCCCCAGCACTAACTGTCCGTCTTCGATTGCCCAAACCCGATACAGGGCGAGTCCCTGGTAAGGACTGGGTAAACCTTTAAGATTGGCAGGCGAAGCAGCCA
Proteins encoded in this region:
- a CDS encoding adenylate/guanylate cyclase domain-containing protein; the protein is MFSNRRRLQQFLGLLIGLTVTTTVTAYFFSAPGDRKSELLTFDWRMRNFNSLKADPRIVHVDIDDSAVERFGRWPWKRRQMASLVRTLSEFQPKLIMVDFLFSERETIYYDDPTLQGLPGEDVQAVGAISEENKVFGDLELADAIRRAGNVIMSAEFDPRAPNDAPPLALRLQHWRKEHDAWDVDHAIGDLGLRRDVATRMAVEREFLRTRILEELDRDFTLTVEGLAGRIGRPTTEISRVIAGTKRLAARHWVAKSWKSFAQETGRPPALDDVLRATLGAQMNRRTADRADVLAAFDWYQSRLATMQKAAIPLKEGGPIFVSAEVTPLIAPLAKASMHVAAVNFHADEDGPVRRVPVLMDVGGGEGVMHLGLSAAAQVMGLSDAAESPARVNENGNLQLGAAPNAITLPLDGNGGLIIHWTGTGTQWRTGKDMPHITAAKLMTIIEAQRELADNETAINYKLAEIVAASKGELVIESGETGDGGTARAADSPYRLKVNRQLELARKARMARLRRDLPEEEIAAMEAEAAKLLEALQSEQKNAVSFIKMSVADLAEIPEAEIAADPLLAADAKRFRDAARVIDQDIAALEGANESLRQSIVAVQAELSERLADKIVFLGFAATAQGDIVTTPIDGRTNGVMCHANVFNAIVQNRPIHIAPHWLGVAICLLGGALVSLATATLAPRAALISTIGLMVAYAGLNCEALFRRMDIWAPLAGPEICLFVSWAFVTLYRQLTAEREKRLFAKQLGQYTAPAIAAKIAENPQAAQAFKTVQKREVTCFFSDLAGFTSLSEAETAETIQHVLNTYLHRMSEVIWARRGLLNKFMGDGIMAFFNASVDPMKEHAHAAVETALNAMEELEKLKVERKNDSASRVFDTLSMRTGLASGFAMNGDMGSELKADYTVIGDVVNLAARLEPANKVFGTSIMVSGPTRELVRDSYDFRYLAELQVKGKAKTVPVYEVVCRRGQLTPEQKEYIERFEAGVELYKSRKWDECIVHFTRMLARRFDDAGASRYIDACQEFKTFPPDDDWAGALELKEK
- a CDS encoding type II toxin-antitoxin system PemK/MazF family toxin — its product is MSKQGDVVRVRVTDPRGNVKVCPAVILTSTSEIILDSPLVAVAVTSSFVTPTPQNMVELPWARPPIRTSTGLVKRSAAVCDWLVTIKQSDIVETMGFVPTSKLLEVVALVRRLNARPL